A genomic window from Microvirga sp. TS319 includes:
- a CDS encoding excalibur calcium-binding domain-containing protein has translation MARGGTCKSVSTCEEAVELWCGGYSRADGDGDGIPCENVCRLKSQVDAIKQRIGC, from the coding sequence ATGGCCAGGGGAGGGACCTGCAAGTCGGTGAGCACCTGCGAGGAGGCCGTCGAGCTCTGGTGCGGCGGCTACAGCCGGGCGGACGGCGATGGTGACGGGATTCCATGCGAGAACGTCTGCCGGTTGAAGTCTCAGGTTGATGCGATCAAGCAGCGGATTGGGTGCTGA
- a CDS encoding DNA/RNA non-specific endonuclease: MAHPVPSYQAVRSSMRLVAVALGIALAACSLASQASAESCPQHFFSGVAPQLLNPKLEPKTRQICYSEFALLHSGLTRTPLWVAEHFTPERVAGARDLNRVNNFHADANLPISERAELSDYARSGYDRGHMAPSGDMATPEGMAESFSLANMVPQDRDNNRNLWERIERAVRQYAERREIFVVTGPIFQGENVQSLKGRVLVPTHLAKAVYDPQRNAGAAYLVLNQPGNDYKIVSLVELQQLTGIDAFPHVAASVKQTAMELPTPQLRRSRRNAGPAPRSPSSQEQPAPSSGSQTGDFLGGILNAIDNFGRR; encoded by the coding sequence ATGGCTCATCCTGTCCCGTCTTACCAGGCTGTCAGATCGTCCATGAGGCTCGTTGCTGTCGCCCTCGGCATTGCCCTTGCTGCTTGCTCTCTGGCCTCACAGGCCAGTGCCGAAAGCTGCCCGCAGCACTTCTTCAGCGGCGTCGCTCCGCAACTGCTCAACCCAAAGCTCGAGCCGAAGACCCGGCAGATTTGCTATTCCGAATTCGCGCTGTTGCATTCCGGCCTGACGCGGACCCCGCTCTGGGTCGCAGAGCATTTCACGCCCGAGCGCGTCGCCGGCGCTCGGGACCTGAACCGGGTCAACAACTTCCATGCGGATGCCAACCTACCGATCAGCGAGCGGGCCGAGCTCTCCGACTATGCCCGCAGCGGCTATGACCGGGGGCACATGGCGCCGTCCGGAGACATGGCCACACCAGAGGGCATGGCCGAGTCATTCTCCCTGGCCAACATGGTGCCGCAGGACCGGGACAATAACCGCAACCTCTGGGAGCGCATCGAACGGGCTGTCCGGCAATACGCCGAGCGGCGCGAGATCTTTGTGGTGACAGGGCCGATCTTCCAGGGAGAGAACGTCCAGAGCCTCAAAGGGCGTGTTCTAGTCCCCACGCATCTGGCCAAAGCCGTCTATGACCCGCAGCGGAACGCCGGGGCGGCCTATCTGGTCCTGAACCAGCCCGGGAATGATTACAAGATCGTCTCGCTGGTCGAGCTGCAGCAGCTCACGGGGATCGATGCCTTCCCACACGTGGCAGCATCCGTGAAGCAGACGGCGATGGAGCTGCCGACGCCGCAGCTGCGCCGGTCGCGGCGCAATGCCGGCCCGGCCCCGAGATCACCATCCAGCCAAGAGCAGCCGGCGCCCAGCTCGGGCTCTCAGACCGGCGACTTTCTTGGGGGAATCCTCAATGCCATTGATAATTTTGGACGTCGCTAA